The Raphanus sativus cultivar WK10039 chromosome 6, ASM80110v3, whole genome shotgun sequence sequence aaaTAAGATTTAAATTTCTAACTCTAAAAATTCTAATTAGATCAACTAAATCCGATCGGATATATGAATTTCCATCCATAGAAAAAAACTATGCGACAAATTCCTTAGTACAatatacaataaataatttaattaactaTTTCACTTTGCGCACAAGCGCAGATTACTACCTAGTTCTATTTATAGTAAAATTCAAATGATGACAAATGTAAAGCAAATGCATAATAAATATAGTTAGTATTACTGCCATAGTTATGACCAGTACAAAtctctttattattaaaataagatcattttaaaaaattagtttttattgtGTATAATATTCACAAAACTGCCATTACGCGGAGGTGTCATCGTAATAGGTTATCTCACAATctataactaattattaattaaccTTCTTCCCTagactaattataaaaaatgtcaCTGGTTTTCCTAAAGTATTATACAGGTGAGTTTATATCTATGGGATATTTCCTCGATCACAAGACGTAACTCCCTGACCATATATTACCAACCAAAATCAACAAAGCATCTTCAAGTATATTCTAACACTAACTAACACAAAAATTTGACGCATTTATTTTTCACGTGTGGTTAATTTATCTCATACATGTTACagttttctgttatttttaagtaaaacattaaaaatgtaaattcaGACATAAATGTCGGGTATATTGAAACATTAATTTCACACTAAACATCTTCAAGCGTATTTTTTCCTTTTAGATTAACCTATCTCGCAAGCGTAATGTAAAAGCCGAAAAGGAACTCGCCTCAAAAACTCTATTTTCTCCCATGTAAACTCTTTGATTCCGACGTGGTTAGCTCCATAAACTAACTTTTTCGTcttgaattaataaaacatgGTGTTcgctgtcaaaaaaaaaaatattctattagAATAGGATTTAAAGAACATAATGAATCTAGAATATTTGACAAAGAAATGTAACATCTAATAAAGCTAAATAGATTTATGAAAACAATGTTAAATGAGGTGAAGCAAAAACAACATCTAATTTCTCGCTCTTTCACAAATCCTTATGAAATTGAAATATGAGTACATATTTTAGTTATGCTAAACTTTGACTGATGAAAAATATAGAgcatatttattataaattatgttagTATAACTATCATATTTATGACCTGTGTAGatttatcattatatatttactaactattcttattcatttatatttattatattattttgtccAAATTTTCATaccttatataattttaaaatggttTAATACTTAAATATCTCATTGTAGAACTTAAttctatattttctaaaatttaaaatgaaaaatacatcCTAATATTAATCCATACCAAATTTTTGACCCATATACTTTTCATTGTGGTTAATGAATCTcgtacatataattttttctgctatttttaagaaaagataaaagaaaataaaattgtataagtTCAGACAGAGAAATGTGGGGCATATTGAAACATCAATTTTCACATTAAATGTATTCAAACGCAATGTGTTCTTCAGACATTCGATTACAATAGGATTTGATGAACATAATGAACCTATAACGAATAAATGTAACATCTAATAAAACTTGAACAGGCTTATGAAAACAATGTCAAACGAAGAAagacaaaaacaacaacaacatataATTTCTTCCCTCTTTCACAAATCCTTATGAATTGAAATATGGGAccatattttagttatattaaacTTTGAATGATGACAAATTTAAAGCATATCTATAATAAATGCAGTTAGTATAACTATCATATTTATGATCTGTatagatttattattatattttgactAACTATTCATattcatgtatattaattattatactTTGACTAAATTTCAtaccttttaaattttcaaaaatagtttaatacaTAAATTTAAGATTggtaaaacttaattttataatttccaAACTTTtgtgaaaccaaaaaaaaactcacaatAATTCACACCCAAATTTTGACGCATTTACTTTTTCACTTGTCGTTAATGAATCTCatacatattataattttatattatttttacaaaaatataataaaatgaactgtgtaaattcagaaaaaaatgttagacatatatattataataccAGTTTCATAATAAACTTATTCAAACGTAATTTGTTCTTCAAATATCTGATTACAATAGGACTTAAagaaataatgaatatataacGAATAAATAAACATCTAATAAAACCCGAATAGATATATGAAAACAATGTTAACGAGGAAAAACGAAACAACAACAGCATCTaatttcttctctctttcgcAAAAATCCTTACGCATCTGAAATATGAGAACATATTCTAGTTATATCAAAGTTGGAATGATGACAAATTTAGAGCATATCTATAATAAATGGAGTTAGTATAATTATCAGATTTGTGATctgtataaatttattattatgttttgacTAACTattcatatttatgtatatttattgttatacGTTAACTAAATTTTGTGCCTTTaaattctttttagaaaaattaatacATAAATCTCTGATTGATAAAAAATAGTGTAATTTTCATCTTTTTGtgaattgacaaaaaaaattatcacatTAAATTAGAccaaatttgatgatttttttaacCGCGTATGATTCATGAATCTTTGCACTTGTTactatattctatttttttttttttggaaaacataaaaataaaatttgtgagAATTCAGATAAAGAAATTCAAAACCAACCAACTTcatactaaacactaaatcatatatgtatatgttattCAGATATTCAATTACAATATGATTTAGAGAAGAACATAACGGTTATTAAATGATTATAACATCCAATGGAACATGAATAAGTTTATGAAACCCAAATGTTAATGATGGgtaaagaaaacaacaacatagATATATGGAGCCATGATTTTAGTTAGCTACAAGCAGCATTCCCAAATCTTAGCTTCCAAAACGATAATAacgaaattaaaaatttagctAATATTTATTCCAATTAGGTTTAAATAGGGTGCATGAGGAGCTTAGGTAGAGGAGGCGGGAGAATCTTCAGCTCGAGGAGAAGTCAACGGGAAGAGGCTGAGAAGTTGTGGCTTCGGATCCGTCGGAGTCGACGACGGTGACGGGTGCAAGTAAAACCCtttctctcttatctctctctcctcgACGTCGGACTCGGAACCGCTCGGGCTGGGAGTAACAGACCCGGAACGAGAAAACGGGTCATGAAGGAGAGGAGTGTCAGGGCTGGTGAGAGGAATGTTCTCGGTTAACCCGGAACGTACCGGGTTGATCTTGAGTTGGTTGCGGCGGCGTTCGTAGATGgtggaggatgaagaagaagaagagcgcTTCTTGGTTGGGACGGTAGTGCGTGGAGGAAGTAAGTACCTCAGGGGCGGTTCGGGTTGGTTGGTTGGGTAACGTAACATGGAGGGTCCGGTGAGGATCTGGACGATTTCTCTGTAGGAAAAAGAGTCGGTGCACACAGTGGCGGTTTCGGATCTGGTGATATAGGGTCGGTTTGGAGTGGTGATTCTGGTGACGGTTATGATGTTGCGGCTTGGTGAGGAGTCATCTTTGTTTCTTGGAGAGTTCTTCATTGGAGGCACGCGTTGAGAGAAAGAGTTTTAGtgtttacagtttttttttcactaaGGTTGTGATTTGTGAAAAGAGCCTGGGAAGGtgatacatatttatactagtGGAAGAGAAACTTCTCAAGAGTTACCGTTCACACAAAATTCAGTACGCGGGATGGGGATGGGGTgtattttgtaaaataacacaattatcgaaataaaagtaattttttgtggtcaaaaataattttttttaacgtctgattAATTATTATGCTATaagtaatttttgtttgtttgttctaCCTTTTTTACGATACCATTAATGTTATAATTTGAGTTTGACTAATGctgcaaaagaaaaacttaagtagatatgcaattatctttaaatttgtttattattactattattcaatttaaatgtttatgCATTTGCTAGTTttaataattagatttatttaaacattttttactttattttgtattctttaaaaataacattatataaattatttgattttttacatGTACTATCGGAGATACCTTAAATTATCCGAAAACTTATATTGAGCTGTAATCGGATTGAATTTTTTGGATATTAGACCGTTAGAGATATTACTATCCGAACAAAGCCGAACCTAATCCAAATTTTTGTGGATTTCAAATGGTTCTGACTTCTGAGtctttactaaaaataaaattttccaaatgGTCAAAAGTGGTCACGTCaaactttctttttttacaGAGAAACTAGCTGCGTAACTACAGACTTTTTCAATATCACTTTCCATTCTCGTGACGATTTTCTTAGACACGCAAATTTTCCAAAACTGTACAAATCGTCTACCTTTTAAGACAACTTGCAATTCAATATCTGTGATTGATCTTGTGATGGTTAGTCAACACAAAATCTAATTTCTGACTGCTTAAGAATTAGATAGAAGTGCATCTTGATATATTGATTACATCGTAGATACGTTTTACCACCTTCTATTGACAAAGAATATGATAAGGGGCCAGCCTGGAGTCCTGGACAgtaatcttttctttctttaatatCCGCAATCTTCTGGTCAACAATAATCATACATTAAATCAAATTTGGCTTGCATTCTATAATTCCGTAGATTCCAGCAGGACTTAGCAAGAGTCATATGACtcatatcttttctttttcttgatgTTGCGGACCAGCAGAGGTCGTGTTTGATTCACATGGACTACCCGCAGTACGGTTCAAATATAGTCACATTTTTTATTTCACTaaccaaaattaattataagaaTACATGTTTatacaaaagaaataataaacaataaaaatatgaaatcaaattTCTTAACAAAATCCATATAATCTAAGAACAATACGAGTCATTTTCCCATCTAAGACCTTGTGATCGAATgtcaaagaaacatatataGAACACCAATATGTTTTAGATTCGGTCTATCTAATGTGCGAAACTGAATCAAACAATTATAAGTTTCTGTTTTTGACTCATTTGTATACTCAAAATGGCTTAATCATAGAGTACAGTTTCCATTAAATATTACTCTGGACGTCTTCATCAACTTAGGATACTCCAcattattactttttaaaacaatttctCCAATTGTTATCTCTTTCACTAAAGCTTTTACGGTTATCCACAACAATCGCTATACTCTAAATTTCTGTTGATTTTTAGATGTTTTCTAtgtctttttatattttcttttcaattagaaattatttagaatatcataagttaaataccattttttaaatatactcaaatcaaaaatacattAACATTTGAGTTTAAAATTTAGCGATTATTACTTAGGATTCAATATTTATAAGATGAAATTGAATTTATAAACTTCTTAATAACTAAGTTTAGTCTTTTGAATCAAactgttaaaatatttacaaaatagttACCTTTTgaatgaaaattttgaaaatggtaCCAAACTTATggtaaaattagaattttttctCTTGTCGATTCCGTTTTGCTTTTTGTTCAAGTTTTTATTACTATATAAGTTGATATCAGACGTTTTAAAAcgaatatacatttattttttttgtattataagTTTTCTGGTCATAAAATCGATCTCTTGACTTTATATAATACTTTaggcaattaaaaaaaaacactttttagCAAAATGGTACTGAttttgtgtttccatattttgGGCCAATACAGGCCAACTCGTTAGCCCAAGTAACAGTGATTTTCTTACAAACATATTTTGGAGAATTAAAGCCCCGCTTAAATTTGTAATAAAGTTTTGTAAACTTtagggagaaaaaaaaactgaaattcaAAAAATTCAAAGTGATTTCGTTCGTCtatcaaaagttcaaaactaGCCGTCAAAAAATATCTCCATCGATTTCGTCGCATCGTCTCTCTTCGCTTCTTCACTTGTCTGCGATGTCTACTACTACTACCAGAAAGAGCGAGCACTAAGAGATCACGCCCAGAGCCGCGATCGCTCAAGAAGCAAGCAGCACCGAGCTCAAAACTCCAGGACGAATTGGAGGATCTCGATGTTTCCAGGTCCCTTctctcatcctcctcctccttctgatTTTAAGCTATTTAGATCGTGACTCTTGATTGGTTTCGGTGTGGTGGATGGTGCAGCGATCTGAAAGGAATCGTGTCGGCGTTGCAGGAAATCAGAGAGAAAGCAGACGAAGGGAGGATGGAggggagaagaaagaagaaagcaTCTCCAGGTGTTCGATCATTTTACTTTGGAACTTGATATCGATTGATCTCTGGGGGTCCTTGTATCGCAAATATGCTTGTTTGATAGATTTAGAGCTCATTTGATTTCACAGATAGAGAGAACGTTTAGTTGTGTTTTCTCTTCTCTGCTCTTTAGCTTGATAGCTGAATCTTGCTTTAATAATCCATGTGGTGAATATTTCTTCTGGCACTGAGGTTAAGTCAAAGATTGACGAGTTGAAGTCTAAACTTGAGAAAGAAAGGTAAAAGGCTGAGGATCTGTGGATGACTGATCTTTTATGCTTTGTTAATCTTGGTTTACAAAATGGGATATAAACGGAATCCTGATGATGAACTCTGCCCTTGGCGTACAATCTGCAGACAGAACTTTTCCAAAGCACTTGCAAAGAGTTCCAAGCAAAGTTGATTTGAGTAGTTAGAAAGCTTACAGAGAGCTGACCTAATACATATTTGCAGTGTGAGAGTATCTTGAAGGACGAAGTTGCCAAGTTTGAGGAGCTTCATCACAAGTCCATGAAAGAAAAAGCTGATCATCTACAGGGTCTGAAAGGTATTCATTCTATTTCCCTCTGGTTTTGTCCTCTCTTACTCTTAACCTCAGTTTTTGGTGTCAAAAAGTGTATATCGTAAAGGTTTCTATCAATAGCTAAATGAGAAATTCATATTACTGAAACTGAATTGTGTCCTCTATGTTAAGCTAGATgcgcttcacacttaaaaccaattggtgattagtggagtagctcatctatcttatatattgcttaagatcccttccaatacccgatgtgggacttatgtccctaatacgccccctcgagatgctggctctttgagcgtcaatctcggaacGTTTGGGCAAGGATCGATGGGCCGACTTTGGgccagatcgatgtggatcgggttggactgcgTGGATCGGACTCtaataccatgttaagctagatgggcttcacacttaaaatcaattggtgattagtggagtggctcatctatcttatatattgcttaagatcccttccaatacccgatgtgggacttaTGTCCCTAATACTCTATACGCGATATGAACAACTATGTAAAGCCAATTCCTTATAGCGAGACCATTGTCATAAGTTGGCAACATTTGATCACTTCCACCTGTAAAATAACGTTTAGGGCAGAAGGAGAAGACAATGATATCGGACCAGGAGAGGTTCTGCACAGAAAAGTACTTGCTCAACTGGAAGACTCGCTGAAGAAAAAGAAACGGGTAAATAAGCAGCCTTACCATTTAGTTGTTATCTCTAAGATATATACTTcttttatcttgttatgtgtgACTGAACCCTGAATTTTTGGGGTGTGTATGATGACAAAACTTTCAACATATTGAGGAAAATGAAGCTTCTGATGAAGAGTTCCCCCCTGATGAGTAAAAGATTAACGTTCCTTAACTTGACGCTTCCAAAAAGGTTAAAAACCCTTTACCCTTTTAACTCTGATCAGCCGTATATTTTACCAACTAACTATAGTAGAAAACACTCTTTTCTGAAGTAGTATTTCAAAGCTTTGAATATTATAGGTATGACCCTTGTTGTCTTCTATTCTATGTTGGAAGTTTCAAATGAAAGATTAATTACATTACACTTAAGAAGGATCCACCAGGACCACCACTGATTAGCTAACATATATCTGCCTTTTAAAGTTGAGTCATAAAATGCGTTACACGTGTTGGTGAAATTAAATACTTTTGTCGGGTAGCCTCAATTATTTGATAGTTTGATAGTGATGGTCTCAAATTGATTAGTTACACTTAAGCAGAGTCTTAAATAACTCGATTTATTGATATGAAACTAGTACCATGGCCATTAGTAGTGGGGTACCAATCAAAGAGGCAGAGAAAAAAATACTCCAAAGGTCCTCAACCTTTTTTTCTCTAGTGTTAAGAAGCTTCCCGAGAAGCAGGCAAGACGAGAGAGTGGGGCTAGTGATTGGTAATAGCTTATCAAACACTATCAGTTTCTGTCCAAATTTCTTCACATTCTCCTCACTTATCAAACACTAGCCATTTTCTACAACAGATATGGGTAACATATGGGGGATCTTTAAGTCAAGTCATGGAGCTTCTCAACCACAGATATTGCCTGTTCACGGTCATTTCTTACAACCTACATCGTTTATAGTTAATTGCTCTGGTTGCTCTGAAATTAAGAGTGATGCACAGGGCTACTTCCGCTTTGAGTGCAACTTCTATGTCCATAAAGAATGTGCGGAGTCGCCCTTAGAGATCGACCACCCTTCTCATTCACACCCTCTCAAGCTCCGTTGGTGCGGACCACCTGGTTATAGTGACAAATGTTGTTGCTTGTGTGGAGAAACCCTTCGGCTTTTGGTTTACCATTGTTCCACTTGTAACTTTAGCTTAGACACAGCTTGCGCGAGGAAGGACGAGATTCCAAGCATTGACTACCCCAAAGCACATGAGCATAGGCTTCACCTCTTGGCCAAGCGCGTCTCCTTTCCGTGTGCTTGTGGTAAAGACATCCCTGGAGCTCCTTACTTGTGTCATCAATGCAACTTCATGATCCATAGAGACTGCCTTGTACTCCCGCGTGTGATACACCTCACACGCCACAAGCACCGGATTTCTCGAAGCTACTTCATTGGTCCTGGGAAGTTTTCTTGTGGAGTTTGTCGTCTTGAGTTGGACTGGAGGTACGGAGGATACCGCTGCTCAATTTGCCCTGATTATGTCATCCATCTGAGATGTGCAACGAGAGATGATGTGTGGGATGGAATAGATCATTACGGcaaaccagaagaagaagaggagatcgAAGAGCCATTCCAAGTGTTAGATGACAATTTAATTAAGCATTTCAGTCATGAACATGTTCTCAAATTCAACGAAGGTGGTCTTGTTTGTCATGAAGCTACCCACTGCAGTGCTTGCGCTCTGCCGGTCTATTTCGATGCATTCTACATATGTTGGGTTTGTGATTATGTTCTTCACGAGACCTGCGCAAATCTTCCCCGGAAGTTAAGGCACGAGCTACACAAGCACACACTTACTCTACGACCAAACACTACTCCAGATGAGGAGCATGGTTATAACTTATTCCACTGCACTGTATGTAAGCGGCTCTGCAGTGGATTCAAGTACGTATGTAGCAAACCTTGCGATGTCCAGATAGATGTACGATGTACTTCAGTTAGGGAGCCGTTCATCCACGAAAGCCATCCGCAGCATCAGTTATTCTTTACCTCCCCAGAAGCCAAGTACTGTGGTGCTTGCGGAGCGAATGCATCCACCGTGTTGAACTGCGTTGATTGTGGCTTCGCTTTGGGATATGACTGCGCCACTTTGCCTAACAAGGTCAAGCACAAATGCGACAGACATTTTCTCTCTGTCTGCTACGGAGAAGAGG is a genomic window containing:
- the LOC108810414 gene encoding VQ motif-containing protein 4, which translates into the protein MKNSPRNKDDSSPSRNIITVTRITTPNRPYITRSETATVCTDSFSYREIVQILTGPSMLRYPTNQPEPPLRYLLPPRTTVPTKKRSSSSSSSTIYERRRNQLKINPVRSGLTENIPLTSPDTPLLHDPFSRSGSVTPSPSGSESDVEEREIREKGFYLHPSPSSTPTDPKPQLLSLFPLTSPRAEDSPASST
- the LOC108806504 gene encoding uncharacterized protein LOC108806504 isoform X2 — encoded protein: MKEKADHLQGLKEGEDNDIGPGEVLHRKVLAQLEDSLKKKKRLLMKSSPLMSKRLTFLNLTLPKSTMAISSGVPIKEAEKKILQRSSTFFSLVLRSFPRSRQDERVGLVIDMGNIWGIFKSSHGASQPQILPVHGHFLQPTSFIVNCSGCSEIKSDAQGYFRFECNFYVHKECAESPLEIDHPSHSHPLKLRWCGPPGYSDKCCCLCGETLRLLVYHCSTCNFSLDTACARKDEIPSIDYPKAHEHRLHLLAKRVSFPCACGKDIPGAPYLCHQCNFMIHRDCLVLPRVIHLTRHKHRISRSYFIGPGKFSCGVCRLELDWRYGGYRCSICPDYVIHLRCATRDDVWDGIDHYGKPEEEEEIEEPFQVLDDNLIKHFSHEHVLKFNEGGLVCHEATHCSACALPVYFDAFYICWVCDYVLHETCANLPRKLRHELHKHTLTLRPNTTPDEEHGYNLFHCTVCKRLCSGFKYVCSKPCDVQIDVRCTSVREPFIHESHPQHQLFFTSPEAKYCGACGANASTVLNCVDCGFALGYDCATLPNKVKHKCDRHFLSVCYGEEASGQYWCEACERKVNPSTRFYTCEDCSSTLHIKCVIGEFTFWRPGKMAISRYEVAIVPNVFASRPYCYMCQSRCEDTTGVIYISGEYICSSRCLQEYVDFSITFSESQTLEMALDHLIVLDFEHISHS
- the LOC108806504 gene encoding uncharacterized protein LOC108806504 isoform X1, with the translated sequence MKEKADHLQGLKEGEDNDIGPGEVLHRKVLAQLEDSLKKKKRLLMKSSPLMSKRLTFLNLTLPKSTMAISSGVPIKEAEKKILQRSSTFFSLVLRSFPRSRQDERVGLVIDMGNIWGIFKSSHGASQPQILPVHGHFLQPTSFIVNCSGCSEIKSDAQGYFRFECNFYVHKECAESPLEIDHPSHSHPLKLRWCGPPGYSDKCCCLCGETLRLLVYHCSTCNFSLDTACARKDEIPSIDYPKAHEHRLHLLAKRVSFPCACGKDIPGAPYLCHQCNFMIHRDCLVLPRVIHLTRHKHRISRSYFIGPGKFSCGVCRLELDWRYGGYRCSICPDYVIHLRCATRDDVWDGIDHYGKPEEEEEIEEPFQVLDDNLIKHFSHEHVLKFNEGGLVCHEATHCSACALPVYFDAFYICWVCDYVLHETCANLPRKLRHELHKHTLTLRPNTTPDEEHGYNLFHCTVCKRLCSGFKYVCSKPCDVQIDVRCTSVREPFIHESHPQHQLFFTSPEAKYCGACGANASTVLNCVDCGFALGYDCATLPNKVKHKCDRHFLSVCYGEEASGQYWCEACERKVNPSTRFYTCEDCSSTLHIKCVIGEFTFWRPGKMAISRYEVAIVPNVFASRPYCYMCQSRCEDTTGVIYISGEYICSSRCLQDDLKGIVSALQQIREKAQGDGREKKEAKHLQVILRRIKVFTYYASKSRYDHMQLCWIGT
- the LOC108806504 gene encoding uncharacterized protein LOC108806504 isoform X3, with the protein product MKLLMKSSPLMSKRLTFLNLTLPKSTMAISSGVPIKEAEKKILQRSSTFFSLVLRSFPRSRQDERVGLVIDMGNIWGIFKSSHGASQPQILPVHGHFLQPTSFIVNCSGCSEIKSDAQGYFRFECNFYVHKECAESPLEIDHPSHSHPLKLRWCGPPGYSDKCCCLCGETLRLLVYHCSTCNFSLDTACARKDEIPSIDYPKAHEHRLHLLAKRVSFPCACGKDIPGAPYLCHQCNFMIHRDCLVLPRVIHLTRHKHRISRSYFIGPGKFSCGVCRLELDWRYGGYRCSICPDYVIHLRCATRDDVWDGIDHYGKPEEEEEIEEPFQVLDDNLIKHFSHEHVLKFNEGGLVCHEATHCSACALPVYFDAFYICWVCDYVLHETCANLPRKLRHELHKHTLTLRPNTTPDEEHGYNLFHCTVCKRLCSGFKYVCSKPCDVQIDVRCTSVREPFIHESHPQHQLFFTSPEAKYCGACGANASTVLNCVDCGFALGYDCATLPNKVKHKCDRHFLSVCYGEEASGQYWCEACERKVNPSTRFYTCEDCSSTLHIKCVIGEFTFWRPGKMAISRYEVAIVPNVFASRPYCYMCQSRCEDTTGVIYISGEYICSSRCLQDDLKGIVSALQQIREKAQGDGREKKEAKHLQVILRRIKVFTYYASKSRYDHMQLCWIGT
- the LOC108806504 gene encoding uncharacterized protein LOC108806504 isoform X4, with amino-acid sequence MKSSPLMSKRLTFLNLTLPKSTMAISSGVPIKEAEKKILQRSSTFFSLVLRSFPRSRQDERVGLVIDMGNIWGIFKSSHGASQPQILPVHGHFLQPTSFIVNCSGCSEIKSDAQGYFRFECNFYVHKECAESPLEIDHPSHSHPLKLRWCGPPGYSDKCCCLCGETLRLLVYHCSTCNFSLDTACARKDEIPSIDYPKAHEHRLHLLAKRVSFPCACGKDIPGAPYLCHQCNFMIHRDCLVLPRVIHLTRHKHRISRSYFIGPGKFSCGVCRLELDWRYGGYRCSICPDYVIHLRCATRDDVWDGIDHYGKPEEEEEIEEPFQVLDDNLIKHFSHEHVLKFNEGGLVCHEATHCSACALPVYFDAFYICWVCDYVLHETCANLPRKLRHELHKHTLTLRPNTTPDEEHGYNLFHCTVCKRLCSGFKYVCSKPCDVQIDVRCTSVREPFIHESHPQHQLFFTSPEAKYCGACGANASTVLNCVDCGFALGYDCATLPNKVKHKCDRHFLSVCYGEEASGQYWCEACERKVNPSTRFYTCEDCSSTLHIKCVIGEFTFWRPGKMAISRYEVAIVPNVFASRPYCYMCQSRCEDTTGVIYISGEYICSSRCLQDDLKGIVSALQQIREKAQGDGREKKEAKHLQVILRRIKVFTYYASKSRYDHMQLCWIGT